TATGAACAAGTTTGTTTCTGGAGATTTTATCAAACTATTAGAATCTGATTTAAATactcaaaataatattttaaataatttaaaagactTTAGGAATACTAAATACATTTCCCCCATTTTGAATGTTAAAAAATGAGTAGAATAAATCTCTTTccttatgcattttttttatttgcagaaattCTCTCTTTCCTTTGGCAGCATCTAAATGATGTTTATATCATTTACATCCAGTACAGGAGGAGGTGCATGGCACAAGATGGGAGGCTGTAGCATGGAAAGACCTGGCCAATACTGAAACCATGCACATTTTGTTGGATGCTGAAGTGTCAAAATAAGAAAGTTTCTCAGTCTAAGAACTTGTATCTTAGTTACTTACGGCTCATTGTTGACTAGTCAAGTTGGATTGTCCCAGATGTATTGAAGCATAATGTATAAAAGTGGGAGAAGCCACTGATTTCAAAAGGCCATAACTATGAGAGGACCTTGTTTGTGTGACCTGTAGATCCATTATGTGACAATGCCTGAGAAGACATCTCAGTGTGCATTCTGGACTGTAACTAATCTgaagtgaaattaaatgtatattgtagtgctttttttctgaatgtgcGGAGTGTGAAGCTGCTGAAAGTTGACCATGTTCTTGCATAGCTTCCTAATTCTGCCAGTGCAGAAGTCTTAATATATGAAATCTTGGTCAAAATTTGAAACCCTGACTTCCTCCCTGTAGAATATGGTATTCTTTTAGCTCATTGCCAGTTACATGCCTGGTATGTTGGTCAGGCCCAGGATGAGACAGAAATCAGAATCCATTTCTAAGAAGTCAACTTCTTCTGCATCTGTGGTCTGTATGCACTGAAAGCTGAGTCTCCAGGGGTGGCACAGAGGTTTAAGAAAATTTAAGTCGACTGTTCCCACACTTAAAAACACTAAGTCTAGCAGACAGTGCCCTGTTCTGCCCCTATATGACCTGACTTGATGCTATCTACATATATGTTATGTGAGTTTGTGTAATGTAGTTTATACCTGTTACTTCCCTCCAATAATGTCATATAGCCagactgagaagaaaacaatgaCATCAAATTATCATAGCATTTTTCTTAGCTAGTGTGGGTTCCACTCCATAGTGGTGACACTCTACTGTGAATGGGCTCATATCATGCCTCTTGAGCAGAGAGCTCCCCATCTAGAGGATTCCCTCTTTTTTGCAATTCCCTCTTGCTTTTGCTTCTTCTTATTTCTACAGTAATGGCAGTAGTGACAGAGgctcaaattttgtttttacataTAAGTCCAACTctacaaatttattttgcatgatTCACTAAaacatccattaaaaaaaaatacatttttaaagtattttgggGTAGTTCCTAAATTTCAAGGTAGAAGAGGAAGGCTGCACATGTTTCTGTTGCACATTTCTTAATAGGTTCTTGGTCAGAACCTGTCCTTCCTGATCTCTAAGGTTCTCCAACATCTAGTTCAGAACCATCACCTGGAAAATGGAGAATCCTGATTTACAGGATGTCTTGGTTTAgggtaaatttgggagagaacccccaaaggggttcctctaggAAGTAGATTCAATCGGCTCTTCCCTTTAACTGGTTTGGGAAAAATACCTCcttggagaaaaatgggaaaaaccgTTTATTAAACAggaaaacctaaacaatattatACAAGAAAACCTCTTGCCGCtccaaaagagagacaaactccGACAGTCCCctgcccgggctgcagctcggctcactcagCCTCTCTTCAGTCCCTCCGGCGCTGGAAAcgccgcggcccaggcccggcccgctgggcctCAGCTGCGAGCTGCCGCTGCTCCTCTGGGGTTCAGCCCAGAGCGGGCttgagcaggtccaaagaaaaggaaaaaaacagcccaGGGAACTTCTTCGCCTCAGCTGGctaaaactgaaagcaaaggagagctctgtctcgctgtctgtCCGTccgcagacaacacagtccaggagcaggaatgtggaggaatgagtgcagtttctgaaaacaacgTGAGCGCTTcttctccccccccccgcccctgcactcctggaacaagtcttaaaggtgcaaaacttattattcagcacaaacagaacagacgactggggataaaagcatcatataGCCAACCCAGGACACGGGATTTGAGAGGGATTTTCCACTGACAAGGGTACTGTTTGTGACTTTTGCGGAAAAAGAAGAATCAGGTCGAAGACGAAGCAGAATGATAAAATAATGCAACAACAAGATGAAAGAAAGGCAGTGAAAATATGAGCAAAGAAATGAAGTAAGACTAATGTATAGAAAGGGTGAAAGGGCTACAGGTTGATGaggacatttttgtttcctgaaggTTTTTAGAATTAGTTTTTTGCCTAAGCAGGGGTTTGGTAGTTTGCAAGAATAAAAAAGGTCTGAAATTTcttatttcctgtgtttttaaagacagaatCAAGTGACTGCTTTGGGTAATGGTAGCAGTCAGTGGGTCAAATTCTCCTCTCAGTTTCTCTGATGCAATCTTATTTGtctgagaatatttttctctgctcctgctttgcttttgtgtttgtgtgtcccTTTGTGTGTACATATTGTATGTTCATCCcaagagtgggaaaaaaacatttatgaaTAAGAACAGGAATGTGGAAAATTCTGACTGTGTAATGTTTtgtaacaaagagaaaaaatgatgTTTTTCATCACCAAAACTTGCAGTAGAGATCCCTGTAGTTTAGGCCTTCTTTATCTTCACCCTTCCTTACTTCTCTGTGAGAAAACTACTGTCTCTTCTTAATGACATCAGGTAAAGGGAGTTGTGTAAAAAAGTTTTAGTTTGTGCTTTCTCATTGTCTTTGTAAAGTAGCACTTAATTGCTTAGGATGGACAGAgcaacaattttaaaattaaaatcaatgcAAAATATCTCCACCCTTGAATGTTCCCTGCTTTCTCTTAGCTAATGCCTACCTCCAAGCAAAAACCTCTTGAAGCAACACAAAATAAAGCCAAGCCCTTTTTGAGATGCTCATGGCATTGAAAATGCCCAAGTCTATTCATACAGAAGCAggcagaaacatttttcacaagAGGTCTATTTGCTACTTGACAAATGTTTGTTGAAGCACTTAAAATTTTCACTGCATGTCTGAAACAGCAGTACTGGCATCATAAAATTAAGAGTGCTTTATATTATCAACAGTGCTGTATCATATTGATATAGTCATGTCATTTCTCTGAAGCATGGgttttcagaagattttttaaaCACAATGCTGCTTCTTTTGGTATGTTTTGCAAACATTTAACAAGTATGGAACATTACACAGGTAGTAAACAGATCCTACAGATAGTACATAGACTTTCTATGCTGCAAGAGATAGCTTTCCACATAAATTGACAGCTGAAAGCAGTAGATTTTTATTGCCATTGCTTTATTTAATACAAAGTACATAAAGGGATAAAATCTAGAGGTTTCAAATACAAGACAGTTAGAAAATGAATACTTATGTCCCATAGTCGCTACCACTTAATTTTCTGAAGCTTAGCAATCTACTACACCTATAAAACCAGGAGCTTTGCTGCAGAGAAACGAAGTTTTTTAGGTGTCTGTACCTAGTAAACCACTAACATTCAGGGTTTTTGCAGAAGTCCCAGTACAAAAGAGTGCTATATATACTTGACAAGGAGTGAGAACCAAAACAAGGATTAGATCCTTGATTTGAAATACCAGTCCATGTAGAGTGTGAACATGCACCACAGGGCTGTTGGAATCCTCAGTCCCAAATACCCCTAGTGACTCCATAGCTGACAGTAAAAGCTATAAATGCTGTTGTAGCAGAACTACATCAAGCTGCCAAAATTCAGTGTGAGAATACCTCTTTTACCAGACTAATgaagctgtttttaaaagccCATTTCATTTACATGTGGCACAAACCTAATCTATTAGGCCCCCCCTATGGTTTTCCTTATCCACTCAAGGTGTCGCTTTGTGAGTCGAGTGTAGACACCGGGGCTACCAGCAGAGCCACATTTCTTCGGCTTCCCAAATGAAGTGATGCCTCTCATAATATTATTACATCTTAAAGGTCCACCAGAGTCCCCctagaaaaaatggaaaatgtagtCATTCAAATCAACAAAAGCCAAAAATGTTTCCCTTATATAAAATTTTCACTAGTtagatggagaaaataaaaatgtagccAGTGTTATTAAGgataattttttcctccttggaaATTAGGATTTCCAACAgccaaacaaatgaaaaaaaaggcGTCATAGAATTCAATCTAATCTTTCAAGTGTCTGTAATGGGGAATTAATCTAGCTCGGTGTTGAGGAAGAATTAATCtctttgaaaatgaagaaaaaaagctgaaaacttTCCTCATGGAAAGTGTAAGTCTTCAGAAATTGAtaccttttaaaatgcaatatttaaatCTTATAATATGTGGTAGTTCTTACACAGTTGTGTACTTGACTTGGGACCCagtcaaaatgctttttatcaGCAAAACCTATTTCAATGTCTTCTGACATCAAATAAGTTGTTCCACTGAGATCAGCTACTTGTGACTGGGCCCGTAAGCTGTTTTGTGGACATTTTAGTATTAAActcattttactgaaaatgagGGTAGCTATCTGCTATGCCTGGATACAGCTACAATATCAAAAGGCTGTGAAGGCAAATTTACTCATCTTAAGTTTTGATTTTAAGGCTTAGAAGAACAAGCCTTGGTAAATTCACTGATATTTGATAAAATTCTTCATTGATTTTAAAAGAGATAGAGATTGTAAATGTATACTGCTCGtacattatattttatttttattatataatttatgCAGTCATAGTAAATCTACTTACATTACATGAatccttttttccattcttaGCTCCTGCACATATCATGTTCTCTGTTATGACAGGTTTGCCATTATAATGATTTTTATCATTGCATATTTCCCTCCTGATGACAGTGATATTGACTTCCATCAGGGCAGTAGAGAACTTGTCTCGAAGATTAGAAGTCAAACCCCATCCTGCTACTGTGCAAACTGTTCCTGGTTTGGGATCATCATCTGAGGGAGGCAGGGGGATTGGTTGCACAGCTTTATTAAGTTTTGCTCTTCCCTGAAGCTGTAGAGGATATGGAAAATAGGTATTATGGCACAGAGTCTAACAGAGGCCCTTGCATATTAACCATTATATCTTTCCCATTATGGTAATTAATGCAATCCCTTTCTGAGATTCCTCAATTCTTTGTTACAATATTTATGTCATCAATGTAAGAgtgagaagaaggaagaaaatagttCAGTGTAGTGTGTATATTCCACAAATGATATATAAGTCAGTACCTGCAGCAGCATAATGTCATTTTCCTTGGTACTGGGGTCGTAGCATGGATACGGAATGTCTTCTGCAATCTGAAAAGcttgctgttctttttctcttttttttgatGAATGGGCTCCAAGaataactttgctttttttcctgaggagaGGACTACGTACATGTTATTTGGATTTACTTTGATGTAACCCTAAATCTTTTGCTGGTTAATGTGGTGCTATAATGTCCAACTGCTACAGTCTCTTTTCCTGTGCCTGAAAAGCAACAGTAATTTAGAAATATCTAAAAGATGACCCTATTCATGCAacagctaaaaagaaaaatatgactCAGTGAATCAAAATTCATAgtatcttattttcttcttcccaggaGCATGGAAAGGTTTCAGGTACTTGACTCTGGATCTATCCCTATTGTTTCCTTTTGGGAACTGAATGAGTGGTGGATGCACCAGATTTGCTGTGGGTACTTGTCTCACCAACTGTGACAGCCCTCTGTAATTTGTGCTGAAAATTTAGGAAAATAGGCCACAGCATTGTTAGTTCAGAGATATCCTGATCGTATCAAAATGTATCATTGCTTTACTCTAACAGATATCAACACCATTTTCTGAATCTGTGTGAGACACAGCTCATTCCTCTTCTCTAGATTTTTCTGCAACTCCCTGTACTTACAAGATGCTCAAATGGCAGAGTTGTGCCTGCTGTGGCTCTCTGACAGAGACCAGAGACCAGAGACCAATCCTTGACCAAACAGGTCAAGCAGACATTACTAGATGACCACAGGTACAGCTGGTTTTGGGCAAACAATGCATTCTACAGTTGAATGGGAGAATATTCTAGGAGATGTGTATGTTGGTGCTCATTCACGTCTTATTGTGGAAAATGCAGCCCTGGGAAAGTGGTTGCTCCTTTTCTTCATCTATTGAGAGCTGTCTGTTGACTGAGCCATCATTAAGTTaataattaattgtattttctttaaatgcaatCTCATTTGGAAACATTCTTTACCTTCTGTTAATACACAGCTTTTGGGCCCAGTGCTCTCTTTATAGTAGGTTCCACAGATCTCCCTGTCTGGACAAGGACAGGAGAGATGGATGCATTTCTCTGATGTTAGCAGAGTCCAGTGGCTCACTGGTCTTGGTCAGGCTGTTGCAGAGCCTGAGTGAGGTCTGGCTCAGCAGCACCGTCTGTCCTCCCCACAAAAGCAAGTAGGGGTGGGATGTGTAATTCAAAACTCACTTCTTGCCTTGCTGAAGGACTCAGTAGAGCCAAATATCCATTTGCATCTTGATTTgggcaggagaagaaagaatgGCTGGCAAGCCAACATACCAAGTAAGGCAGAGATCTCTCAGGGTCTCCTGTCATCTATTTGGAGGATTTTTGCTCCTGTGTTAACCACATGCTGTCTCTTTCTGCAGTTAACTGCATATGTCTTACagaataaaattacaaaaattaatttttgttctcaGAGCAGCAGTTTAGACTGGACACTCCTCTCATCTAGTGTACAGGTTGACtgagaaaacaggaataaaacttTCCCTCAAATTCTCTTCTTCAGTGTTGCTATTCTATGCTAATGTGCAGCTAGAAGTTTTTAAATATCTCTTCAGAAACAGTGGAGATCAGTATACTTTGTCATATTTTTTTACTCACTATAACAAGTTTGCTGATAGAACCTATAAGGCACAGTAATCAGAACATGATTATGGTCATTATAAATGGACAAAATTACAGAGATACTAATTCTCCTGCTTGAACAGAGGTATCAGAGACTCACGAAGGACAATCTCTGAATCAGAGTAAGAACTTACACTTTACAATGTGCAGCTGTTAACACCCAGTTTTCCTTAATTAAAGCTCCTCCACAAATAATTCCTTGTGATCCCTTGATTTGGGCCATGAATGGTCTCGAGTGTGGTTCTACTTCATTTCCTCCAATGATATCCACACACAAACCTAAAAAAGTAAGCCACAAGACACACAGCTGAGCTAGCAAATACTTTAAGACACTCCAAGTGTCTTAGTAAACACGGCTGCTGTAATTCGAAAGCATACAGACACACAGGTATGCATATATGTCACAATGATGGTCTTCAGGgtagaattttaaaattgttcagCAGTATTACTTCATTACATTTCAATaatactgaaatgaaatcaGTGGGATGAGCTTGGgcaaaaaccccacaccaaagttttgttgcttttgcacagatttcttttcttgaagACTACTGATATGGTTAATTTCTTAGCTTTCATTGTGAATAACAACCTCAGATCTCCCATATCATAAATATTGTGGATGGAAACTGGACTATGTAGTGTAGACCACATTATGTGAATCTGTTTTCCagacaaagagaaaatcaaGCAGTTAAGGTATGTGTATGGCTCTGGAGAGAAAGATGACATAATCATTATGTTCTCTACTCAGAACTCCTCCAAACAGCTTGGACTTTGCAGCTTTACTTAAGACTGCccattcagaaattattttgtttgtgtgaAAGATCAAACACATGCAGACAGTGGAGAGGAACTAATTATAAGAATTCAAATAATAATTGTGACCAATTCCTTTACATTAATACATGTTAGCTTAACTAGAATTCTGTACATCAGGACTTATCTTCAAAAGTATTAAACTGTGTACTTACCTCTATGAATTACCAGGAGAATGACAGCAGTGAAGGTGTACCAAGGGAGGAAAGCACCCATGATTTCT
This sequence is a window from Vidua chalybeata isolate OUT-0048 chromosome Z, bVidCha1 merged haplotype, whole genome shotgun sequence. Protein-coding genes within it:
- the LOC128802547 gene encoding granzyme A-like isoform X2 produces the protein MGAFLPWYTFTAVILLVIHRGLCVDIIGGNEVEPHSRPFMAQIKGSQGIICGGALIKENWVLTAAHCKVKKSKVILGAHSSKKREKEQQAFQIAEDIPYPCYDPSTKENDIMLLQLQGRAKLNKAVQPIPLPPSDDDPKPGTVCTVAGWGLTSNLRDKFSTALMEVNITVIRREICNDKNHYNGKPVITENMICAGAKNGKKDSCNGDSGGPLRCNNIMRGITSFGKPKKCGSAGSPGVYTRLTKRHLEWIRKTIGGA
- the LOC128802547 gene encoding granzyme A-like isoform X1; amino-acid sequence: MGAFLPWYTFTAVILLVIHRGLCVDIIGGNEVEPHSRPFMAQIKGSQGIICGGALIKENWVLTAAHCKVPLLRKKSKVILGAHSSKKREKEQQAFQIAEDIPYPCYDPSTKENDIMLLQLQGRAKLNKAVQPIPLPPSDDDPKPGTVCTVAGWGLTSNLRDKFSTALMEVNITVIRREICNDKNHYNGKPVITENMICAGAKNGKKDSCNGDSGGPLRCNNIMRGITSFGKPKKCGSAGSPGVYTRLTKRHLEWIRKTIGGA